The genomic stretch TACTAAGCTACCTAAAATATGAATCGGCTAAACCTAGCTCACTTTTTAATGAAACAATTCATATGCACTATCAAATCGCTCATCCAAAGCGATTATTCAAAGTTGTCCGGACGCGGAGCTCGCACGCGAAACTCTAAAATTTCAATCCGACTAAATTGTTACCTCACATCGACTCCCGCCAAGCCCCACGGCTCCACAACGCCGTAATCCTTCATTTCCATGAAATTCCACAACTTAACAATTCCAAAATCGAACTTCGCAACTTAAATTTCACATGCTTTTGAATTTGAGatctaatttcaaaaattactcCAATTAGAAGAGCCAAGAGTGCGAACACTTACCGGACTTCGCGAATCGAAGTAAATCCGACTTGGCGAGGGCTATGATGCgattcctcttttctttcttcctttcttcttcttcttctttcctctcttttctccaCGTTCATGGGACGAAGTGcaccttcctctttcttcccttttatctCGGCGGTTCTCTTTTTTAAAGTGGCCACTTTTGACCAAGTCAAAATAAGGCAAATGTTACAAAAATGGCTTGATTCTGTTCCCTTCCACATTTTTGAACCGTTTTTTCGCTTACTTCTGTCGCTAAAATATTGACTTGTTGTGATGGTTGAAGTATTTGAAGTTATTCAAGAGCTATCACACTTGACATGAgtgattcttttatttattcGTCCGGAGGAGTGTATTTGTTGTAAGAAAACTCTGCATACTGTAAATGGAAGAATCCTTAATTCATCGAAAATAACCGGTAAAGAAGGTCAGTAACTAGGTTAGCTAGGAGCTTTTATTGGGTGCTTTCAGCCTGCCCTAACACACTTCACGTGAGCGGTAGGGCCATCGTCAAGGATTGGTAGATCAAATCTCGACCCATCTAAAACAAGTTGGTCATGACCCATTGAACCGAATCAGAACGCATCGAACTCAGACAGGCGTTCTCACAATCTGACCAATTGCCTATATTCTTGAGGAAACAAGGACATATTTATGAATCAACAGTTAAAACTTTGATATACATCCTTGATATATATTCTCGGCATATCAAATTCACTATGGATAAAATACCTACTTGTGATTCTCATGAAAAGAGTCGTCACAAGTAAGGAAGAATCCGGACACAGTTCGAACAATGACTGAATTAATTCCCTGTGGATCAAATTACGGACAAATCGATTGATTATGATTTTGATGCCAACCACCTTCCATcagaaaaggttttttttttttttttccttttaagggTTAGCCTTTTCATTTGTTGATCATGAAGCGAGATAATTTCATTGGCTTTATGCTACATTCAAGCCCATCAACCCAAACACGTTCCACTTTGAAAGAGATTCCTATGCTTTTGCTTATGGTGGTTGAACGCGACTGGCAATACGACTATAAGAAGCCTGCGCAGCTCCTTCACACTGTAACACTTTGTCATCCCTCGAACGCAGCTCACAAAGACCAGAAACACTTTGCTGCTTCGACAATGGCGATCACACATGGGCGTAAGATGAGCAACGAAGAGTTCAAGAAGTGGCTGGCAACATTTGACGCCAACAAGGACGGGAGATTTAGCAAGGAGGAGCTCCGGCATGCCATCCGGGCCACCGGTGCATGGTTCCCTTGGTTGAAGGCCCACAAGGCAGTGCATGCAGCAGACACCAACGGTGATGGTTTCATCGACGAGAATGAGATGAACACCCTTGTGGACTATGCAGAGAAACATCTTAACGTGAAAATTGTGTAGCCTCTAAGTCCTCTGCTTGAAGGCTGATGCAATAATATCTGAAAGGGTTGAGCTCTCTTGTTTGATATAGAAGCTTGTATGCTTAAGTCTAGTTACTTTGAGTATATGGCAGTTGTACTTGTGTCTGTACCAACTCTAATGAGACATCCTTTATGAGTAACCACTATGGTTGCgaaaagtttggaataaagCAAAGAGAAGACTAACTATGTTCTTAACATTTTAACCGCCCCATCCAATTCAGATCCCAAAATTTTGGCGGAACTGATTAAATTTGAGTCACGAGAAGCCAGCCGAAAGATTGATAGCCTTGAACAAAACTAGCCATTAGAAATTCTTGGCTCGTTCAGTCAGCGTTCAACCCCAGTAAAGTTCGAAAGGCATTCTTGGATTGTTTAAATCGAAAGCAGTACGATATCAATGCTCTTGCACATAGAAGAAATTGTCTTACGCAGAACTTACAACTTTTAAGTGCTCATATTTGCAGATCTCAAAAACGATTGGGCGAAACGTGGATGTTAAACCAGATGAGGCTTACCTTCTGACAGAAGGTCATCCCGAGCGTGCTGGAATGGAATGCTGAGAATCTCAAAAAGACTTAATTTCTTGTACATGATTACAACAGGTACGTCATATAAAAGTCTATGACAATGAAGAGAAGATATCTTCACCAGAAGAAATGAATCTCAGGCAGGCGAAAGCAGCTATTGATCAAGATGATAAATCCGTGAATGGCTGCATGTAACAGAGACCTGCAGCTCTTTTCCAGCAGCTTTTGAAGCGTGTATCCTGCAGATCTCAAAATACAAACCGAAACGTGACTATTGCTAATATACCAATCCAAATTCAGAGTTAAAACCCACTCCACCGTCTTAAGTCTGTGTCTAGAGAGGGGCGTGAAAAAACTTACATGATTATTTACATGAGCGAAGCCGAAGGCTCTGAGACTCGAGTATACAATACAGTTAACTGCCAGATAGGGTGCCCCATCTTCCTTTAAACTGATCTTCTCTGGTGATTCATCTTCTAACTGACATTCCTGGTTGATTCTTGATTTCCCATTTCTTATGATACTGAAATTGTTGAAAATGTTCAGACTGAATAAGAACCAGTATCATCCATGATTCCATATATCACAGGGTTAAACGTCAGAGAACAACCTGAACTTCCACCGTAGTATCTGAGATAACAATTGCTAGATTTCAACAATGAGATGGCTAACATCAAATGGGTCTGCCTCTAAAATGCATGGAACACCACTTCATATGTCAATAGCAGGAGAAGGCAGTTTCCAAAAGTTCCATGAGTTATAGTCTTCCTGGAAGCAAAACAAAATGGAAATATGACGAGTCACACCAGAGGAACAACAAAGATTATATTAAATGGTTAACTACCTTCGCAGACTTAAGCCAATAGGATCTGTGGAGTATAAGTCTAGTCAAGTTTTGGTGTCAAATGGTCATTCTTCCtaaaaaaacacattaaagGTGTTGAGAGTAAATGCTCTGTTATATCGTGGAAAGGG from Rhodamnia argentea isolate NSW1041297 chromosome 2, ASM2092103v1, whole genome shotgun sequence encodes the following:
- the LOC125313657 gene encoding calmodulin-like protein 5; protein product: MVVERDWQYDYKKPAQLLHTVTLCHPSNAAHKDQKHFAASTMAITHGRKMSNEEFKKWLATFDANKDGRFSKEELRHAIRATGAWFPWLKAHKAVHAADTNGDGFIDENEMNTLVDYAEKHLNVRHIKVYDNEEKISSPEEMNLRQAKAAIDQDDKSVNGCM